One Mycobacterium sp. SMC-4 DNA window includes the following coding sequences:
- a CDS encoding VOC family protein produces the protein MPVAHVLAVVHVTDVDAARRWYALLFGRPEDNNPMPTLVEWQVLPGAWVQVYHDPDRAGTDEINLAVDDLERHIAELTERGLRTGDVVDANKGVRLCRFPDPDGNIVTLIGGFRVEY, from the coding sequence ATGCCGGTCGCTCATGTCCTCGCGGTCGTCCACGTCACCGACGTCGACGCCGCCAGGCGGTGGTACGCATTGCTGTTCGGTCGACCCGAGGACAACAACCCGATGCCGACGCTGGTGGAATGGCAGGTGCTGCCGGGCGCGTGGGTGCAGGTGTACCACGACCCGGACCGGGCCGGCACCGACGAAATCAACCTCGCCGTCGACGATCTCGAACGTCACATCGCCGAACTGACCGAACGCGGATTGCGTACCGGCGACGTCGTCGACGCGAACAAAGGCGTTCGGCTGTGCCGGTTTCCCGACCCCGACGGCAACATCGTGACCCTCATCGGCGGATTCC